From a single Miscanthus floridulus cultivar M001 chromosome 8, ASM1932011v1, whole genome shotgun sequence genomic region:
- the LOC136470416 gene encoding uncharacterized protein, giving the protein MMWADKGIAPDPTTNTERRESPEIGRSARDLDAPVHLVEARRKEPSGNDTKEVEEIQQEPSHSQDAPPRPVRTFLRQAGGDLVEVVEEEEATEQELVRVSEHRARHVEKVAPLFAENKRLQESVEALEKSLAIAHSDKEKMQAHVWQVESENLVLTEQLSTTIDRENELQTALLLAREAAAQLEKERNEVLEAKQKITKELQMRHTNAQAQFQDLQARMKAMQDKIDAMVVGIKPMLDLIDPKPEYLLGDSPPRPDAIVERCEGTWTRFKQFT; this is encoded by the exons ATGATGTGGGCAGACAAGGGCATAGCGCCGGACCCGACTACCAACACCGAGCGGAGGGAAAGCCCAGAAATAGGCCGGTCGGCGAGGGACCTCGACGCTCCGGTCCACTTGGTAGAGGCCAGGAGGAAAGAGCCCTCGGGGAATGACACCAAGGAAGTAGAAGAAATCCAGCAGGAACCATCCCACTCCCAAGATGCCCCTCCTCGACCTGTGCGCACTTTCCTACGCCAAGCAGGAGGAGACCTTGTGGAGgtcgtggaggaggaggaggccaccgaACAG GAACTGGTAAGGGTATCCGAGCACCGCGCTCGGCATGTGGAGAAGGTAGCCCCACTCTTTGCAGAAAACAAGAGGCTGCAAGAATCAGTGGAGGCACTTGAGAAGAGCTTGGCCATAGCCCACAGTGACAAGGAGAAGATGCAGGCTCACGTGTGGCAAGTGGAGTCGGAGAATCTGGTGCTAACCGAGCAGTTGAGCACGACTATCGACCGGGAGAATG AGCTACAAACCGCTCTATTGCTAGCGCGTGAGGCGGCGGCACAGCTGGAGAAGGAGAGGAACGAGGTTCTTGAAGCGAAGCAGaaaatcaccaaggagctccaaa TGAGGCATACTAATGCCCAAGCGCAATTCCAAGACCTCCAGGCGCGTATGAAGGCCATGCAGGACAAGATTGATGCTATGGTCGTTGGAATAAAACCTATGCTGGACCTCATTGACCCCAAGCCGGAATACCTTCTAGGAGATAGCCCCCCTCGCCCTGACGCAATCGTGGAGAGGTGCGAGGGTACCTGGACACGCTTCAAGCAGTTCACGTAA